In the genome of Lactuca sativa cultivar Salinas chromosome 3, Lsat_Salinas_v11, whole genome shotgun sequence, the window gtctggtcgtgaggtcctaacctttttctGGTTAatccgtgaatcggtgagttaagggaggactcggtgagttgagtgcgaggggactcagagttgtgggactcagcgagtctcggcgagttgagtcgcggattggggatgTTCTgcgcatggggactcgacgagtcatcgggttgactcggcgagtagggtcagtcaggaggttgactttgaccaagggttgactagttgatttccaggggcattttggtaattattggcatttgttttgagttcagtgttggtgttggctagtggtggagatcgtgtcagtggttgGAGCAGatcggtcttatcttttcagtcagcagttgcaggtgagttaatctcactatatcgatagggtctacgacaccaaggccgaccctttatcggattgtaatccgggtatcgttgttatgttattgctttgttatgtttgcatcctggtagtaaggatggtatatgttagagacctggttaaggtcggtatcctggtatataggatgatgcaatgctagtgaccggttaggtcggtatcctggttaggatgatgttatgctatgtgatctgctagatcggtttgattggatgtgagttgttatatgattgaatgtttatgtgcacatggttgttggaccggggttgggttgaggcgggtcctgctttgtgctgtaggccaacatacccagggcggacaggttatcccgaaggcccaacgagcggtccgaataggctgtaggccccaagagggcagaccagatgtgtcgaggctcggagagtggaccaggccgactgaaggcctaaTGCGGGtgaaccagtcatactgtagactcagagagtggaccaggtggattgaaggcccggtgcgggcggaccaatcacactgtagacccgATGTATATgattagactcggagggtggaccaggtggactgaaggctggTGTGGCGGACCAgttacacagtagacccgaagtgcatggctgttctgtgttctgttatgatatggcatgttgtgcgtgtatagtatatgtggttggtattttaggggtatctcactaagctttcgggcttacagttgtggtttaatgtttttcaggttcttcaggagaccgtggcaagacaaaggcgtgatcgtaccgctcctcatgattatgttttatgacgtggttctgggaagactctgataataattgtattgaaaacctttttgtaataactttatgaaaccgggttgtttttgaaaagtttgaaatGGTTGAagtttttagagcgttacacatACTTGATGTGTTTGTCACATTATTAATCTAGCAGTACAAGATGGTTTAAAATTGATAAATTCTAagattgaaaaattcaaaaatgtgATGACTAGAGTTTTTTGAATGTTGACACTAGATGGAGTTCGACGTGCATGATGTTTGGAAGTTTGACACTTCAAAGAATCTCTTTGCAATTATTTTACGAcacaatttcaaaaataaaaaacctaatttcggatttttattgggaTTTGATGGAAGAGTTTGTAGAAATGTTAAAATTTTTTAAACAATCAACCATTTTTTTTTATCGGACGTATGTTATCCTACAAGTCCTTTGTTACTAAATGAGTTATGGTTGATGTCCGCACAATTGGAACGTTTTGAACAAAGAAGTGAAATTTTTATTTTGGTTACGAAACTAATGAGAGAAAAATTAGTCAAATATTTCAAAGATATGCCACCACTTTTTACTTGTGTCGCGACATTAAACTCATGTATAAATGTTACAGGTGTAGATATTTTGATTACCAAAATTTTCATCTCTTTAAATTTGCAAAAAACTGACTCAAACTACATCCATAACCAAATCaaaaattttaataatatttttactaaTTTGTTTGACAATTATGCTACAAAATATAGCAATATGTCAAACACTTTTGCAAGTGTAACCGACTCTTCTAGTGGTGCATCAGGTAGTAGTGGGGGCCGAACGGATTTTCATATCGACTTCTATAACTACCTTTTGGAGGAAAAAAATAAGCACGCACATTAACCCCTAGTAGCGAACTTGGAAGTATAGggtcaaactttttaaaattcatgAGTGCACCGCGATTTAAAATTTTGGATCTTTTGGCTTGGTGGAGAGAAAATGAAGCACAATTTCCTATTCTCTCCGTCATGGCCCGCGATTTACTAACTGTCCAAGCTTTCACGGTAGCTTCAGAATCCGCTTTTTCTTTTAATGGTGGAGTTTTATCAAAGTTGAAGACGAATCTTACCCCGGTTGTGGTAGATGTTTGTGTTTGCTTAAAGGATTATTTGGATTCGTGGAACCTATATAACAATTGGCATCACTAGAAGGTCCACTAGCACAAAATGTTGAACCGAAGATAATGGAAGAAGAATATGAACAAGGCTTATCAACACCTCCGGAAATagacgaagacgaagaagatGGTATTGATGCGACCCCTTACCACTTGCGTGGCGGTTGAAAAACATTTTAATGAATGCGACACGAAGTGGAATACCACAAAAACTTTCTATTTGACAAAATGTTATAACgccacattattattattattattcgttAACTAGTTTCTAAACTCTTTTCATTTCAATGTTTGATGCatgttttaagttttttttaatgaaCCTATGGTGCATTTTGTGTTATATATGAGGTCTTAAAAatgttattattagtttttttaaatattgTAAATTCCGGATGATTAAACCGATTCGGATTCGCGAAAGGGAAAACCGGTCAGAACTTTGAAACCGGATTGGATTTAAGAGGAAACCGGTTTCCGTTTGACGTCATCAAACTCATGGGGGGCGTTGATGGGAGGCAAAGTGGGCAGCCGCACATGGTCaatattttttgttatatattttatttaaaagcaACAACTTATAATAGCGACAATGACTCTTTTTTTCTTGTTTGTCCTGACCCTTTGGGGATACTTAATTCATCAGGACCGGACCTGATCAAACCGGATCGGATCAGAGCTTTGTGCATCTCTAGTTGTATCTCATGTCTCACTAGGAAATGGATGATGAGTGGAAGTTGCAACATTTAGTTGTGTATAAGTGTTCTATAAAAATATCTATAAGcttttgaaatatgtaaaattatataaaacataaaagttaAAAACTCTTAAAAGCTTGCTTTGAATTTGAACATTAAAACTTTTTTCTTTAATTCAAATTTTTTCTTCAAATCTAAAAATTAAAAGCTATCAAAAAATACACTACCAAATCATACCCATAAATTGTCATATAAGTTTTATACAAACACCACTGAAGTCGATACTTACTGGAAAAGTTAAATGTACATTCGTGCAAGATTCATATACAAGAGAAAAAAAATGGGTAAGGAGGTTCGCTTGGATCTTTTATAAGTATGATTCCAAACTGGCTCTTGTAAAAGTAGTAAAACTCATATTTAATTAAGCTGGAACGGTTATATCAAAAGTTTGGACCCACTATCAATGGTTTGTGTATGATTAAAAGTTTGGACCCACTCCACTTAACAATAAGAATGGGTTGTATGCTaccaatttttgttttgtttaatttCAAATGATTAAAGCATCCTGATGAGCTTATTTGTAGTAATTAATACCAGACAAAAAAAGACTTATATGTACTACATTCATAAATTTACATATTAAATGCGTTTTTTTTATCCAAACATTTTGTAAATAGTCTGGTATAATTGTTTTGTTTGGTCGTATTCTAAATAAACTTGTTGGCGAACTTTGAGATTTAAGGACAAAACCATATCCAACAACCATTCCTTTTACATATATCTGTTGCTCACCCTCACACACCTAATTTTTTCACCTCAAACACTACTTTTGATTAATTAGTTTGGTTTTATGAAGAAAGGTACACAAATTTAAATGCTTCAACAAAACTTTAAAATCTTCGTGGTTGATATGTAGAAAAAGTTACCAAGGGCAATATGATCATTAAAACTTGATTTGTTTGTTAAACGAATCCACATATTTCTTCATTTATTTGATCTATATATAATCCGACACAATGACTATACTCATACTAAGAAATAGTGAGAAATGTTAATAGTTGATTagcaaaattaaaaataaaaatgttacaAGTGGTTCCTATTGATTGTCACTAGCAATCActaaaaaccgcacgtaaaacgAATGATTAGGATTAAAATCAGTAAAACCGTTGTATTAAAACCACTAAAAAACGCACGACGTAACTGAGTGCATACGATTAAACACGTAGACCAAAATCAAATTAGCGAATAAGATGAAGTGGAGGACCGGAAATTACTGAAGAAGAAAGTACGTGGATGATAATTGGTagatttcaaaacttcataatcatGGCTGTCGGTCTAATCTATGTCTTGCTCAAAAAGTCAGTAACTCATTTCAACGTTCAAAGCGCGTATAACACTTTTCTGATTTGTCTACGTTCAACTTTCAACAATCTCTTCCCTTCCATTCCCTTCGCCATCGTCACAAACCTCGGTCGATAAACGCTCCTCGCTGAATTTGAACCCTAAACCCCCCCGAAAAATCACCCGTCAAAACTCAATTCCCCCAAAAATCGATCGGTTGTATGGTCTCCTCCACGTAGCGCTTTCATTTTGGTTCCTGTTTGATCCAGTTGGTAATAATCATCCTGTCTTGTTCGTTATTATTTCTACCACTTCTGTAAATTCTCGTTTTCGATTTGTCAATTCTCGGTTGGTTAAATAAAACCTGGATTTCGATTTTCCAAAATCGATTTCCTTGGGTTTAATTTGATTCGAGGGCGTTTAcgtttctagggtttgtatggtttgACGATCGTAATTCGTAATTGAATCGATCATGGATGCAATCAGGATGATCCCTTTATAGTTTTCACGTCTTGTTCTTTTTTCTGTTTCTAGGGTTTGAGTTTCTCAAACATTTTTAGGGCTTGTAAAAAGTTAGTTCATTTAGACACATAATGTCGTCATCCGGCGTTTTAGCAATCAACCCACTTTCCGATACACTGATTCTCCCGCCGAGGCCTTTATGTAGCGAAGACCCCATCGTTGTTCATTTGGCTATGTCTGGTTCAGTCgttccaattagggttttggggtCAGATTCAATCCAGTCTGTGAAGCTTCGAATTCAAAGCTACAAAGGCTTCGTTGTAAAGAATCAGAAGCTAGTTTGTGGTGGCAGAGAGTTAGCAAGACCCGATTCTTCAGTCAAAGACTATGGCGTTTCAGATGGAAACGTGATCCATTTAGTTGTCAAGCTTTCAGATCTTCAAACAATCAATGTCAAAACTTGTTCAGGTAAAGAGTTCACATTTCATGTCGATAGAAACCGTAATGTTGGTTTTGTGAAAAAACAACTCGCAAAGAAAAAGAAAGGATTAATCGATATCAACGAAGAAGACATCATGTGTGAAGGCGAACAGCTTGAAGATGAGAGACTTATACATGACATCAGCAAGCATAACAACGATGGTGTGATTCATCTGTTTGTAAAAAAGGTTGCAAAGATTCGAGTGACACCTAGAGAGAAGAATTTTGAGCTAGCCATCGATGCACCACAGGTGAATGATTCAAGAAAGTTTGATTCTTCTAACATACAACATAAAAATGGTGCTGACATAGTTCCTAGAGAGAATAGAGAGTTTTGGTTGGATCCAGTGATCGTTAACCCAAAAGCTGAACTCCCTTGTGTTGTTTTTGACTTAGTCAACTCTACTTATCAAGGTTTAGAAAAAGGGAATTACCCAAAAAGGTCAAGCGAAGGTACAGGTGGTGCTTACTTCATGATGAATGGATCAGGGACTAAGTACATATCTGTATTCAAACCGATTGATGAGGAGCCAATGGCTGTAAATAACCCTAGAGGACTACCTTTATCTGTCAATGGTGAAGGGTTAAAAAAAGGGACaacagttggtgaaggtgcattaCGTGAAGTTGCCGCCTATCTTTTAGACCACCCAAAAAGCGGCCGGAGATCGTTTTCCGGCGAACACAAAGGATTTTCCGGCGTCCCACCGACTTTATTAGCCAGATGTATGCACGCAGGGTTTAATCATCCAGATGGTGTGAAGGAGAAGATTGGGTCTTTACAGATGTTCATGGAGAATTCTGGAAGCTGTGAGGATATGGGCCCCGGTGCTTTTCCTGTTGAAGAGGTTCATAAGATCTCAGTGTTGGATATCAGGATGGCTAATGCTGATAGACATGCTGGAAACATTCTCGTCACTAAAGGAGAAGATGGACAGTTTGTTTTGATTCCAATTGATCATGGTTACTGTTTGCCTCACAGTGTAAGTGTTTGatcatttttttttccttttttttaaaaaaaaaaatataaataattgaCTTGATTTATTATAATTTACAGTTTGAAGATTGCACGTTTGATTGGCTATACTGGCCACAAGCTCGCAAGCCGTTCAGTTCTGAAACTATTGACTACATAAAGTCGTTAGATGCTGAAGAAGACATTGCTTTGCTTAACTTTTACGGATGGAATTTACCATTGGAATGTGCTCAAACACTTCGGATTTCCACCATGCTTTTGAAGAAAGGTGTTGAGAGAGGTTTGACTCCGTTTGCGATTGGGAGCATAATGTGTAGGGAGAATCTGAATAAGAAATCTGTGATTGAGGAGATTGTTGAAGAAGCAGATGATTGTGTTCTTCCTGAGTCAAGTGAAGCTGCATTCATGGAGACTGTTTCTGAGATTATGGATCGTCGTTTGGGTGTGTAGATGGTGAAGTTTTAAGTAAATATGGTGGTGTTGGTGTTGTGTAGTAAGTAAGTACTCTGTGCATGTGGTGTGGTACATATGCATGTATGAGAGTGGATTTGTCAAATGTTTTTTACTTCATAAACTGGTGGACCTTTGTAGTGTTTAAATGTTCTGTTTTCTGTTATGACTCTCATATTTTCATTTTATTGGTGTTAATTGTATGATGGTATAAGAAGAATTTAATGAAGATTTGATTTTAGGTAACACAATCTATTCTCCACGTTATGAATGTTTAGAAATGATGAATGTAAGGTGGTGTTTGGTACCAAGGAATCATGGTTCGTTCCATATGATTATGAATGAAAAGAATTTGATTGTTTTGTTAGATGATACATGTAATTTTGTatcaagatttttttttcaaagttttcatCGTTTTAGTTAAATTACTGTTgttgttttttaaataaattaaaaaataagagaGATATATCGCCTATAGAGTGATAAGTATTAATAAGGTAAGTTGTGAGGAAGTGATGACTTTATGTCAAACAAATAGTCTATTTActtgtcatgtttttttttttcattaaatggaTTTTATCTTCATTTGTCTTGGATGTCTCTATTGTACTCCCCCTTGCTATTTTTCGTTGTTTATTACTGCTTGTTTTCACTATTTTACTCTTGTTCTGCATTTGCTAGTTTTTGGTATATGCTTTATCTGTAATATATGTTTCCACTGTTTGTGTATTTGTACAATACCCACATTGCTTGTCTTGTCCCTTTATCTGCAACTTTATTGGCCTTTATCTTTTGACCATATACTATTGTTTGTCCTCTATCATGATTCACGAACTAATACATGTTACATAACGCCTGAAACGGTGGTAACATGGAactttgattattattttaataatactcAATTCCAGTTTTGGTATAAATAGGAATCTTTTTAATTCAACTGAGGCTATGTTTTTACAGCTTTTCGCTTCCATTGTCATTTTACTGTTGAGCTCTCTCTGGAAATGGAAATAGATAAGATGGAAGGCATGTACGAGCCTCACAACCATCACAGATCCAAACGAAACAAGAACACCACTCTAGCTTCATGTTGCGTAGCCACGCTGTTCTTGATCTTCATCGGCATTGCTCTACTCATCGTCTACTTTCTCATCTTCAAACCAAAGACTCCCAAGATCACCGTCGACGCCGTCCAGCTCCCCACCTTCGCCATCTCCAACGCCACCGTTAACTTCACATTCTTCCAATTCGTCTCCGTCACCAACCCTAACCGTGAAGCTTTCACTCACTATGACAGTTCGCTTCAGCTCGCCTACTCCAACGGCAATGCACCTCTCGGTTTTGTTTTCATCCCTGCAGGAAAAATCGACGGAGGCCATACACAGCACATGTCGGCGAAGTTCTCTGTACAGTCTTTTCCGCTTCCGGAGAGACCGTCGCCGTCGACGGTGACAGCAATTGGAGGTGATGGTGGAATGGAATTTGGAGTTGTTGGACCAACAATGGAGATCGAGACGAGGATGAAATTGGTTGGTAGTGTTAGGGTTTTGAAGATATTTACGCATAGAGTTGAAAGTGGGATTAATTGTGGAGTAGCCATTGAAGTAAGAAGTGGATCTGTGTTAGGGTTTCATTGCTAGCATTCATCAAGGaaatattgttttattttgaattaaatatcTAACTCTACATTTTGATCGGAAGGAACTGTATTTTAAGGAGGTGTTTGTATGTGAAAAATCTGAATATTCAGACTTTTAGATTTTTACAATGTTTTCAGACCTTATATTTGGGAAAGAAAATGATTGGATTACGTCATAAAAATTCTTAAGTTTGTTTGAAATTCATGattttactttttgacaggattcTATACCACATGTCTTATTCTTTGCATTTATTGCAATTAACCAGTTGCAAGAGGGTTTACTGCTTACCCCCTCCATTGTAGCAACTTTAAACGTTAGACTCTCATTCCAACATCAACTCTCTCACAGTAAATGGTACATTCTATTGAGAAAATCTTGGGCTGATTGGAGGATTCATCATGAAATCCGGGTATTTGAATAAGATTAGATGTAGACTATTGGTAATGTTGCTCAAACGGAAAGAAAGTTGTGACTTGTTCTACCGGTAAGCATTTCAAATCCATGATTAAAGCAGTTATATACTTATAATTCTTGaagtttgtaaaatatgtttgatttTGCAGTTAACTCTAATATTTTGCACTTAACTCTAATGGCTTCAACA includes:
- the LOC111876012 gene encoding phosphatidylinositol 4-kinase gamma 4, with product MSSSGVLAINPLSDTLILPPRPLCSEDPIVVHLAMSGSVVPIRVLGSDSIQSVKLRIQSYKGFVVKNQKLVCGGRELARPDSSVKDYGVSDGNVIHLVVKLSDLQTINVKTCSGKEFTFHVDRNRNVGFVKKQLAKKKKGLIDINEEDIMCEGEQLEDERLIHDISKHNNDGVIHLFVKKVAKIRVTPREKNFELAIDAPQVNDSRKFDSSNIQHKNGADIVPRENREFWLDPVIVNPKAELPCVVFDLVNSTYQGLEKGNYPKRSSEGTGGAYFMMNGSGTKYISVFKPIDEEPMAVNNPRGLPLSVNGEGLKKGTTVGEGALREVAAYLLDHPKSGRRSFSGEHKGFSGVPPTLLARCMHAGFNHPDGVKEKIGSLQMFMENSGSCEDMGPGAFPVEEVHKISVLDIRMANADRHAGNILVTKGEDGQFVLIPIDHGYCLPHSFEDCTFDWLYWPQARKPFSSETIDYIKSLDAEEDIALLNFYGWNLPLECAQTLRISTMLLKKGVERGLTPFAIGSIMCRENLNKKSVIEEIVEEADDCVLPESSEAAFMETVSEIMDRRLGV
- the LOC111876013 gene encoding uncharacterized protein LOC111876013, which produces MEIDKMEGMYEPHNHHRSKRNKNTTLASCCVATLFLIFIGIALLIVYFLIFKPKTPKITVDAVQLPTFAISNATVNFTFFQFVSVTNPNREAFTHYDSSLQLAYSNGNAPLGFVFIPAGKIDGGHTQHMSAKFSVQSFPLPERPSPSTVTAIGGDGGMEFGVVGPTMEIETRMKLVGSVRVLKIFTHRVESGINCGVAIEVRSGSVLGFHC